A window from Gossypium raimondii isolate GPD5lz chromosome 7, ASM2569854v1, whole genome shotgun sequence encodes these proteins:
- the LOC105786891 gene encoding protein STRICTOSIDINE SYNTHASE-LIKE 12, with protein MQRYISNYICLKMATNFMFLRIKTKTTLVILFCFLSPIVSAISFTKIRLPKNATGPEALAFELTIPRFFTGIADGRILKYLGPTIGFQEFGFAAPNRPKSVCDGTETANPNPVCGRPLGMALHHRTNQLYVCDAFFGFGVLGPRGGLVTQLSIAADGEPYRFCNGVDVHQPTGNVYFTDASSIFDITQLDIAASVMDSTGRLLKYDAKTKQVTVLVRNLSFAAGVAVDEEEKFVMVTEFTANRTRKISLQGGGSVIATIQPTPDNIKRTRLNKFWLAAARVVPRMDSSLLPTGVRINGNGTVLETFNLERWYGNKSVSEVQEFGTKLYIVSRLVDFIGVLLKH; from the exons ATGCAGAgatatatatcaaattacatTTGTTTGAAAATGGCAACAAACTTCATGTTCTTGAgaatcaaaaccaaaaccacTTTGGTAAtcctcttttgttttctttcaccTATTGTTTCAGCAATTTCCTTCACCAAGATTCGATTGCCGAAAAATGCGACCGGCCCCGAGGCACTTGCATTTGAGTTGACAATCCCACGGTTCTTTACTGGTATAGCCGACGGTAGAATTCTAAAATATCTAGGCCCAACCATTGGCTTTCAAGAGTTTGGATTTGCCGCTCCTAACAG gccAAAGTCGGTGTGCGACGGCACAGAAACTGCCAATCCAAATCCGGTTTGTGGAAGGCCATTAGGGATGGCATTGCACCACCGAACAAATCAGTTGTATGTTTGCGATGCTTTTTTCGGATTCGGAGTTTTGGGTCCTAGAGGAGGATTGGTAACTCAACTTTCCATTGCCGCAGATGGTGAACCTTACCGTTTCTGCAACGGTGTTGATGTCCATCAACCTACTGGAAATGTCTACTTCACTGATGCCAGCTCCATTTTTGATATAAC GCAACTTGACATAGCAGCAAGTGTTATGGATTCGACGGGGAGACTGTTGAAGTATGATGCCAAAACCAAGCAAGTGACCGTGTTGGTTAGGAATCTTTCGTTTGCAGCCGGGGTGGCAGtcgatgaagaagaaaaatttgtCATGGTTACTGAGTTCACCGCGAACCGGACTCGAAAGATTTCACTTCAGGGTGGTGGGTCCGTCATCGCAACCATACAGCCAACCCCGGATAACATTAAGAGGACGCGATTAAACAAGTTCTGGCTAGCGGCCGCAAGGGTAGTTCCACGAATGGATTCGAGTTTGTTGCCAACTGGAGTAAGGATCAATGGAAATGGCACTGTTTTAGAAACATTTAATCTTGAGCGATGGTATGGAAATAAATCAGTGTCTGAAGTTCAAGAGTTTGGTACTAAGCTTTATATAGTATCAAGATTAGTGGATTTCattggtgttttattaaagcattaa
- the LOC128042574 gene encoding uncharacterized protein LOC128042574, with product MKPQGVTEDQIKLRAFPFSLADSAKEWLFYLPPGSITTWADLSRLFLNRFFPASRAAELRRKIVGIRQKEAESLYDYWERFKKLCASCPQHGITEQSLLQYFYEGLKPMEMNMVDAASGGALVNMTPQQARDLISTMTANSQQFRANTEPPRRVHQLSNSTLEDKVDRLTNMMNSLIAEKAKTARLCGICATPDHTTDACPSLYDDTTAHLDAVGNFLGPPQRQYDPYANTYNPGWRDHPNLSYGANLRNNQPYQNRFPQQPQGSGNFLETMVNKLAANVLDFQQQNLNFKRR from the coding sequence atgaaacctcaggggGTAACTGAGGATCAGATTAAATTGCGTGCTTTCCCTTTCTCCCTAGCAGATTCCGCtaaggaatggttattttatttacccccTGGATCTATTACAACTTGGGCTGATCTATCTCGTTTGTTTCTGAACAGGTTTTTTCCAGCGTCTCGAGCAGCTGAGCTAAGAAGAAAGATCGTTGGAATAAGGCAAAAAGAAGCTGAGTCCCTTTACGATTATTGGGAGCGATTTAAGAAGTTGTGTGCAAGCTGCCCACAACATGGTATAACAGAGCAATCTCTCCTCCAATACTTTTACGAAGGTTTGAAGCCCATGGAGATGAATATGGTAGACGCTGCTAGTGGAGGAGCATTGGTCAACATGACTCCCCAACAAGCGAGAGACTTGATCTCCACGATGACTGCAAATTCTCAGCAGTTCCGAGCCAATACTGAACCCCCTAGAAGGGTTCATCAGCTAAGTAATTCAACCTTAGAGGAtaaagttgatagacttactaataTGATGAATTCTCTTATTGCAGAAAAAGCGAAGACAGCTCGATTATGCGGAATATGTGCTACACCTGATCACACAACTGATGCATGTCCCAGTTTGTATGATGATACCACGGCCCATCTAGATGCTGTTGGAAATTTCCTTGGGCCACCACAAAGGCAGTACGACCCCTACGCTAATACCTACAACCCAGGGTGGAGGGACCATCCTAACTTAAGTTATGGAGCCAACCTACGAAATAACCAGCCATACCAAAATCGATTTCCGCAACAGCCGCAAGGTTCAGGTAATTTTCTAGAAACCATGGTCAATAAGTTAGCAGCtaatgttcttgattttcaGCAGCAAAATCTTAATTTCAAAAGGAGATGA
- the LOC105786886 gene encoding protein STRICTOSIDINE SYNTHASE-LIKE 11 produces the protein MAYINTLLIMFFVFCFPSMVLSESFRSIQLPPNVTGPESIAFELATGRFYVGVTDGRILQYNGPTVGFVEFGSTGRNRTKTMCDGITDPDLGPMCGRPFGLGFHYATNQLYVCDAYLGLMVLGSGRRLATPLSTGVEGVPYRFCNGLDVHQLSGNVFFTDSTTNYDLRNASKGLESNDSTGRLLMYNPSNNRVTVLLKNLPGPAGVAVSQDGLYALVSNYNANNTIRFWLRGPRADTYEIINFQARPNNIQRTLVGDFWEAAAMVKQSTQTLVPIGQRISGLGLVLQTVNFERWYGNKLISEVQEFRDALYVASPDVDFIGIYSF, from the exons ATGGCTTACATTAATACCCTACTCATCATGTtctttgttttctgttttcctTCAATGGTTCTTTCCGAATCGTTCCGATCGATTCAATTGCCACCGAATGTCACGGGTCCCGAATCCATTGCCTTTGAGCTGGCAACTGGACGATTTTACGTCGGTGTAACTGATGGTAGAATTTTGCAATATAACGGACCAACTGTTGGATTTGTGGAGTTTGGTTCCACCGGTCGAAATAG GACTAAGACGATGTGCGATGGCATTACTGATCCGGATTTGGGTCCGATGTGTGGAAGACCATTCGGTTTAGGGTTCCATTACGCTACGAATCAGTTGTATGTTTGTGATGCATACCTTGGTCTCATGGTGTTAGGGTCCGGAAGAAGACTAGCAACCCCACTTTCGACCGGTGTAGAAGGCGTGCCTTACCGATTTTGCAATGGTTTAGATGTCCACCAATTGTCCGGAAACGTTTTCTTCACCGATTCCACCACTAACTATGATCTAAG AAATGCTTCGAAAGGATTGGAATCGAATGATTCGACAGGGAGGTTGTTAATGTATAACCCGAGCAATAATCGAGTTACAGTGTTGCTAAAGAACCTTCCAGGACCAGCAGGGGTAGCAGTTAGCCAAGATGGATTATATGCTCTAGTCTCCAACTACAATGCTAACAATACTATAAGGTTTTGGCTCCGAGGACCCCGAGCCGACACTTACGAGATCATTAACTTCCAGGCAAGGCCAAATAACATCCAGAGAACCCTTGTGGGTGACTTTTGGGAGGCAGCTGCCATGGTAAAACAATCGACGCAAACATTGGTGCCTATAGGGCAGCGGATCAGTGGACTCGGCCTGGTTCTTCAAACCGTAAATTTCGAACGATGGTATGGCAATAAATTGATCAGTGAAGTGCAGGAGTTCCGCGATGCACTATACGTAGCATCGCCAGATGTGGATTTTATAGGCATCTATTCATTTTAA